The region AAAAAAGAGAACAAAATCTCCCGCTTTGAAGGCTTGTCCGCAAAGAAGGGGTGTGTGCACACGTGTAATGACCTTTACTCCCAAAAAACCGAACTCAGCTCTCCGGAAGGTGGCAAGGGTGCGACTGACAACTGGAATCGAGGTGACTGCCTATATTCCGGGAGAGGGTCACAATTTACAAGAGCACAACGTTGTGCTCATCCGTGGTGGTAGGGTGAAAGACTTACCAGGGGTTCGATATCACATTGTACGGGGAACTCTAGATACACTTGGAGTGGACAAACGTAGAAAAGGCCGTTCGAAATACGGCGCTAAGAGACCTAAGGCTTAATCGGGAGAAGTAGAATGTCTAGAAGAAGAGGAAAAGTAGACCCAAGACCTATCATAGGTGATGCGAAATACAATGATAAAGTGATTTCCAAATTCATCAATTGTTTGATGGTAGATGGAAAGAAAAGTGTCGCCGAATCTGTGTTCTACGATGCTCTAGAGGTTGTAGGCAAAAAAACTGGCCAAGACCCATATACTGTGTTCCAAGAAGCCCTCGAGAACGTAAAACCACAGGTAGAAGTCAAGTCACGGAGAGTAGGTGGGGTCACTTACCAAGTTCCTGTTGAAGTGAGACCAGAACGTCGCTTAGCCTTAGGGATTCGTTGGTTGATTCGCTATAGCCGAGATAGAAATGAGAAGTCTATGAAAAACAAACTTGCAGCGGAGTTTATCGAAGCCCAAAAAGGAACTGGCTCTGCAATCAAGAAGAAAGAAGACATCCGAAAGATGGCAGACGCAAACAAGGCCTTCTCTCATTACCGCTGGTAAACAGCATTTACAAGCAAAGCTGAATCGAAAGCCGAGATTCGTCTCGGCTTTTTTATTGCCATGAAATACCTCTCTGTTGGAATTTTTGCCCATATTGACTCTGGAAAGACGACTCTCACGGAACAGTTGTTATATAAAACAGGAAAAATTTCAGCAGTAGGGTCGATTGAAGATGGTACAACCGAATCGGATTCACTTTTAGAGGAGATCAAAAGGGGGATTTCAATCCGATCTACCTTTTACACAATTCCTTGGACTTTCCAAAACGAAACAGTCCATATTCAAATCATAGATACCCCTGGACATATAGATTTTCGTAAGCAAGTTACCGATATCCTCCCGGCTATGGATTTAGCATTGGTCCTTCTGGAAGCAGGAACGCCCGTGCAATCCCAGGCGAGGCTCATGATCGAAGAATGCAGATCATTAAGGACTCCTATTTTATTTTTCTTAAATAAAATAGATAAGACCCAAGATTACTTAGATAACCTAATCGATTTGGAAGCTATTTTAGAAAAACCTCCTGTGCAGCTATTTGCAATGGAAGGCTCTGATTGGAAAGGCATAGAATCCTTTCCGCGGAATGCTAAGATTTGGACCGAAGAAAGAGGGGAAGAATTTTGTGCCTGGTCTGATGAAACCCTTGTACAGTATTGGGAGGAAACAACCAACAAAAAGGATTTTTCTACAGAGGCTCTTTTCACAGGTCTTTCAGAAAGCCTCCTTTTCCCACTTCTCGCTGGTTCCGCAAAACATGCTATTGGAGTAGATGACCTTCTTGATTTTATCGTTAGCTTTGCATTACACAAAAAAAACAGAAACAAAGACCATGGACAATATGTACTCTTTCGTAGAACGGATGTGAAACGGGGGAGATTCTCCGTAGTGCAAACGAAATCGGCCCTACAGATTCCTTTCCAAATCCAAAACAATAAAACCTGGATTCAAAATGTTTTTACTTACCAGGAGGATGATTGGATTCCGCTTGTAAGCTTAGAGCCTTCCCAATTGTACATCCTACCTGCTCAGCCTAATCTGATGGCTATCCCTGGGGACTTTTTGCAAGGGGAAACCCAGGTAGTAGAAAATGCGAAACTTGAGCGATGGCAGGGACAAGTACAGAGCCCTTTCTCTCTGACCCTGGAAGTAGAGTCCAGCTTGGACCAAGATTTTTGGCTAGAGAAGATACAGGATCTTTGCTGGGAGGATCCGAGTTACCAATTCCACGTCGACCCTGAACTAGGAACTTGGCACTTGAGTGGGCGAGGCGAATTGCACCTAGAGGTCGCCGTGAAGAGGCTCCAAGAAAATGTCCAAAAAAAATTAACAACTGGCAGTATAAAAATTGCGCGATTTGAGCGGTTTCGAAAACTGTCCCATAAGGTTGCACTAGAGCATCGAGCCTTCGAAGACTCAAAGTCTAGCGGTTCGCTCGTAGCATTCCTGGAAGATACTGCCGATTTTTCAAAGCAAATTGCCTTTGAGGTAAGTCTTCCGGAAGAAGTTAAAAACTCGATTGAGACATCTTTTTGGGAAACGTGTTCGCATGGTTTCCATGGGTTTGAGGTTCTGGGGATTCGTATGCGGGTCATCCAGTGGTCTGCACCCGCAAGGGGAGAAGAGTTTCTTCCCTCTCTGCTAAAGGTTGCAGTCCATATCGGACTCAAAGATGCCTTCAAAGAGAACACATATCTGATTGGGCCTCAGATGGATCTAGAGATTCATCTGGATGCAAGTCAGGTGGGTGTAGTTCTTTCAGAATTAAACCGCCGTTCTGCGAAGGTTCATTCCATCGAGGAAGAACGAGCGGGTAAGAGCCATTTAAAAGCCACAGCATCGGCAGAAAACATGCTTGGCTTTTCAGGGGCTCTTAGAAACATGACCAAAGGGATTGGCATTTCTTGGGAAAGGACTGCTTTTACCTCAGAAATTTATGCAGTTCTAAAGGAGTAAAGAACCCACATCGGGTCAGAGACCACGATTGAGGAGTAGATTCTAACAATGGCTAAAGAAAAATTTGACCGTTCAAAACCACACTTAAACATCGGAACAATTGGTCACGTTGACCACGGTAAAACAACGCTTACTGCTGCTATCACTACTACACTTGCGAAGCTCGTTGGTGGTAAGAACAAAGCTGTTGCGTATGACCAGATTGATAACGCACCTGAAGAGAAGGCTCGTGGGATCACTATTGCAACTTCTCACCAAGAATATGAAACTCCTAATCGCCACTATGCGCACGTTGATTGCCCAGGGCACGCTGACTATGTAAAGAACATGATCACTGGTGCGGCTCAGATGGATGCGGCGATTCTCGTTGTATCTGCTACTGATGGTGCTATGCCTCAAACCAAAGAACACATCCTTCTTGCAAGACAGGTGGGTGTTCCTTATATCGTTGTGTATCTTAACAAAGCAGATATGTTAGCTGCTGATGAAAGAGATGACATGATTGAAATGGTAAAAGAGGAAATCAAAGACCTACTCAATAAATACAATTTCCCTGGTGATAAGACTCCTTTCATCCATGGATCTGCATTAAAAGCTCTTGAGGGAGAAGATTCCGACCTAGGAATGAAATCCATCCTTAAGCTTATGGAGGCAGTTGATACCTATGTTCCAAACCCACAAAGGATTGTTGATAAGCCTTTCTTGATGCCAGTTGAAGATGTTTTCTCTATCACTGGTCGAGGAACAGTGGCAACAGGCCGTGTTGAACAAGGTGTTCTCAAAATCAATGATGAAGTTGAAATCGTGGGTATCCGCGATACATCCAAGACAGTTGTTACTGGTATAGAAATGTTCCGTAAGTTGTTAGACCAAGCGGAAGCTGGGGACAATATCGGTGCACTTCTTCGTGGAACCAAAAAAGAGGACATCGAAAGAGGACAGGTTCTTGCAAAACCAGGAACTATCACTCCTCACAGAAAGTTCAAGGCTGAGGTTTACGTTCTTACGAAAGATGAGGGTGGTCGTCACACTCCTTTCTTCAATAACTACCGACCACAGTTCTACTTCAGAACAACCGACATCACCGGAGTTTGTAACTTACCGGGCGGTATGGAAATGGTTATGCCAGGCGACAACGTGACTATGAGTATCGAGCTCATCCACCCAATCGCGATGGACCAAGGTCTTAAGTTTGCAATCCGGGAAGGTGGAAGAACCATCGGTTCTGGTGTCGTAGCGGAGATCATTGAGTAAGTCAATGGCAGGCCAAAGAATTCGCGTTAAGTTAAAAGCTTTCGATCATAGGTTGATAGACCAATCAACCTATGAGATCGTAGCTACAGCGAAGCGGACGGGGGCGACAGTCTCCGGTCCGATCCCGCTTCCTACAAAAAAGGAAATCTACACCGTTTTACGTTCGCCTCACGTTAATAAGAAAGCACGTGAGCAGTTTGAAATGAGAACTCATAAGAGACTCATAGATATTTTAAATACAAATGAAGATACCGTAGAGGCTTTGATGAAGCTTCAACTCCCAGCAGGGGTTTCGGTAGACATTAAATCCTAAGGGATAGGATCCATGGCAAAAGGTTTAATCGGCGAAAAATTGGGCATGGCCCATATATTTAATGAGGACGGCAAGATGGTTACAGTTACTATCCTGCGCGTAGGTCCTTGTTTTGTTTCACAGGTAAAAACGACAGGTAAAGACGGATATGATTCTATCCAATTAGCCTTCGAGGAAACCAAGGAAACTAAATTGTCAAAAGCGGCTCTTGGCCACCTAAAAAAGGCAAATCTGACCGCAAAGCAACACTTAGCCGAATTTAAAGGTTTTGAAGCCTTGGAACCAGGTGCTGAATTGAAGCTTTCAGACGTGTTCGCATTGAATGACGTTGTGAAGGTAAGCGGAACCTCAAAAGGGAAGGGCACCCAGGGTGTTGTAAAGCGTCATGGTTTCGCTGGTGGGCCGGATGCACATGGTTCCAGATTCCAAAGGCACCCGGGTTCAATAGGATCAAATACAACTCCAGGCCGTGTCTTTAAAGGCCTAAAGATGGGCGGAAGGACTGGAAATGAAAAGAGTACAGTTCGCAACCTGAAGGTAGTTAAGATTGATGCAGATAGCAATTTGGTTTTTGTATCAGGTCCAGTTCCTGGTAGAGACAGATCGATCGTAACCATCGAAAAAATTGGTAATTAGGATTATTTATGAAAGCGCGTAAGTATAACAAAGAGGGAGTTTTTCAATCCGAGATTGAATTGCCAGCCCACTTATTTGGAACAGGTGTTTCGTTGGGTGCGATTTACGATGCGATAAAAGCAGAGAACGCAAACCTTAGACAAGGAACCCATTCCACTAAAGACCGATCCGAGGTGAGTGGTGGTGGAAAGAAACCTTGGGCGCAAAAAGGTACAGGTCGAGCACGTCAAGGCTCTATCAGAGCCCCACATTTCGTTGGTGGTGGTATCATTCACGGACCAAAGCCTCGTGACTATAGCTCTAACCTTTCTCGTTCCGTAAAGAAGAAGGCAGTGCAGTCCATCCTCAACAAGAAGGCAGAAGAAAATCGCATATTGATCATTGAAGATGTAGAGCCAAGCGCTTATTCAACCAAAGCCCTCTTCAGTATTTTCAAAAAAATGGAAATCGCAGACAAGGGAAACATAGGACTCGTTGTTGCAGGTGAGAACCAATTCTTGAAGCGATCTGCAAGAAACATTGAGAACCTAAAGTTCGTAAATTCAAAACGAATGGTTTGCAGAGACATACTTTATAACAACAATTTGGTGATATCCGAAAGTGCGCTGAAGGAATTGATCACCCAATACGGAAAGCAGGGCTAATCCAGTGAACCTACAAAACGTAATACTATCTCCGGTTGTCACAGAAAAATCTCAGGATCTACAGTCCATTGGAGAGCGTTTGGGAAAAAGAACCGTAAAATACACATTTCGTGTTCACCCGGATGCAAATAAAACTCTAGTGAAGCAGGCCCTGAAGCAAATGTACAACGTTGTTCCTTCTTCAGTGAACATTTCTGTTTTCAGAGGGAAGATGAAACGGTTTAGAAATATGCCATCGCAGAGACCTCATTACAAGAAGGCAATTGTAACATTCGCAGATGGCGCGAATTTAGATTTTGCTAAGGTTTAATCATGGGAATCAGAAAACTCAAACCAACCACACAAAGTTCTCGTTACTACTCAGTATTAGATTTCAAAGAAGTAACGGAAACAAGTCCATACAAGCCTTTAACTCGAAATGTAAACTACAAAGCGGGTAGAAGCAATGATGGGCGGATCGCGGTGCGCCGGAAGGGTGGAAGAAACAAAAGAAAGTTCCGCCTTATTGACTTTAAACGAAATAAAGTAGGGATTCCTGCTACTGTTAAAACCATTGAGTATGACCCAAATCGTTCCGCTTTCATCGCACTTGTTTGTTATGCTGATGGTGAATATAGATACATTTTAGCTCCAGATGGTTTGAAAGTTGGAGATAAGGTCGTATCTGGTCCGGATGCAGAGATCAAATTAGGCAATACCTTGCCTTTGGATAAAATCCCAGCAGGGACTAATGTTCACAACATTGAATTACACTTAGGTAAAGGTGGACAAATTGCACGCACTGCTGGATCTTTTGCGGTCATTGCTGCAAAAGATGGTGATTATGTTAGCTTAAAACTGCCTTCCTCTGAAGTAAGGAAGATAAGAAAAGAATGTTCAGCTACCATTGGTGAGCTTTCCAATAAAGACCATAACCTTGTCATTATTGGAAAAGCAGGTAGAAACCGATGGTTAGGAAAGCGCCCTAAAGTAAGGGGTGTGGTAATGAACCCAGTTGACCACCCACTCGGTGGTGGAGAGGGAAGGACTTCTGGAGGTAGGCATCCAGTGACTCCTTGGGGTAAGCCAACGAAAGGTTGGAAGACTCGTAAGACCAAACCTTCCGATCGGTTCATAGTTCAAAGACGTAAGAAAAATAGAAATAGGTAGGATCTCATAAACCATGGCTAGAAGTTTAAAGAAAGGTCCCTTTATCGACGACCACCTCATGAAAAAAATCACCAAGCTAAATGCCGAAGGTAAAAAGAACCCCTTCAAATCTTGGTCAAGAAGAAGCACAATCTATCCTGATATGATCGGACATACCGTCATGATTCACAATGGAAAGTCATTCGTTCCTGTTTACATCAACGAAAATATGATTGGGCATAAATTAGGTGAATTTGCTCCCACACGAACCTTCAAAGGTCACGGTGGTGACAAGAAAGTGGCTAAGAAATAGGAAAGAAGAATGGAAGCAAAAGCGGTTGCAAAACACGTTCGAATTTCAGCTAGGAAAGCAAGGTTAGTTGCTGATGAAATTCGTGGTTATGACTATAAAGAAGCTATCGATATCCTACGCTTTACGAACAAAGCTGCAAGTCCGATGTTGATAAACCTACTCAATTCGGCTGTAGCGAATGCGATCCAGATGAATGAGTCACTGGATCCGGCGAATTTGTATGTTAAGAAGATTTATGTCGATGATGGACCTATTATGAAAAGGTATCGTCCCCGTGCGAGAGGTAGAGCTTCCCGTATTCGAAAAAGACTAAGCCACATAACAGTGGTAGTATCTGAGACAGAGAAAAAGGCAAAGTAATATATGGGTCAAAAAGTCAATCCAATCGGTCTTCGCATTGGGATCACAAGAAATTGGGATTCCATCTGGTTTTCTAAGCAAGATTACATCAAAAACCTTCACGAGGATATTAAGATTCGCCGGTTTTTGCAAAAGAAATTCAAGAATGCTTCAGTTGTAAAGGTAGTGATTGAGCGTTTCCCAGAAAAGATCAACATCAACTTGCATACTGCGAAACCTGGTATGGTGATTGGCCAGAAAGGCCAAAACATCGAGGCAGTCAAACAAGAGCTAAAGTCCATGGCTGAAAAGCCTATTGGGATGAACATCATAGAAGTGAAAAAACCAGAGATCATTGCGCAAGCTATTGCGGAGACAGTGGCTTTGCAAATTGAACAAAGGATGCCATTCCGACGCGTAATGAAGGCTGAGCTCAGAAGAGCAATGCGCGGCGGGGTTGAAGGTGTAAAGATTCAGATCTCCGGGCGATTGAATGGAGCCGATATGGCTAGAACTGAGAAGTACATGGAAGGTCGCGTGCCTCTCCATACACTTCGTGCAAAGATAGATTTTGGATTTAAAGAAGCTCTCACAACCTTTGGCCAGATAGGTGTAAAGGTTTGGACCTATACAGGTGATTATTTCCCAACGAAAGAAGAGTCGGAAGAAGATAAGTACGCCGTGAAGCGAAGAACGAGTTAATAACGAGTAAAGAGAAAGATTCATGTTAGCACCTAAGCGAGTTAAATTTAGAAAGCGCCAAAGAGGACGCCTCAAAGGAAAAGATGAGAGAGGCTCCTACGTTGCGTTCGGTGAGTACGGTCTGAAAGCCGTCAGTTCTGGCCGAATCACTGCAAGGCAAATTGAGGCAGCCAGGATTACCATCAACCGCCAAGTCAAGCGAGGTGGGAAGTTATGGATTCGTATATTTCCTCACCTTCCCATCACTAAGAAGCCCGCTGAAACTAGGATGGGTAAGGGAAAGGGTAACCCTGAGTTCTGGATTGCTGAAATCCGCCCAGGAAGGGTTTTATTTGAGATGGCGGGGATTGATGAGGAAACAGCAAAGAAAGCTCTGCACCTAGCAGCTTTTAAGCTACCGGTTGAGACTGCCTTTGTTAAGAGGAAT is a window of Leptospira ryugenii DNA encoding:
- the rpsG gene encoding 30S ribosomal protein S7, which gives rise to MSRRRGKVDPRPIIGDAKYNDKVISKFINCLMVDGKKSVAESVFYDALEVVGKKTGQDPYTVFQEALENVKPQVEVKSRRVGGVTYQVPVEVRPERRLALGIRWLIRYSRDRNEKSMKNKLAAEFIEAQKGTGSAIKKKEDIRKMADANKAFSHYRW
- the tuf gene encoding elongation factor Tu, whose protein sequence is MAKEKFDRSKPHLNIGTIGHVDHGKTTLTAAITTTLAKLVGGKNKAVAYDQIDNAPEEKARGITIATSHQEYETPNRHYAHVDCPGHADYVKNMITGAAQMDAAILVVSATDGAMPQTKEHILLARQVGVPYIVVYLNKADMLAADERDDMIEMVKEEIKDLLNKYNFPGDKTPFIHGSALKALEGEDSDLGMKSILKLMEAVDTYVPNPQRIVDKPFLMPVEDVFSITGRGTVATGRVEQGVLKINDEVEIVGIRDTSKTVVTGIEMFRKLLDQAEAGDNIGALLRGTKKEDIERGQVLAKPGTITPHRKFKAEVYVLTKDEGGRHTPFFNNYRPQFYFRTTDITGVCNLPGGMEMVMPGDNVTMSIELIHPIAMDQGLKFAIREGGRTIGSGVVAEIIE
- the rpsS gene encoding 30S ribosomal protein S19; the protein is MARSLKKGPFIDDHLMKKITKLNAEGKKNPFKSWSRRSTIYPDMIGHTVMIHNGKSFVPVYINENMIGHKLGEFAPTRTFKGHGGDKKVAKK
- the rpsC gene encoding 30S ribosomal protein S3, which gives rise to MGQKVNPIGLRIGITRNWDSIWFSKQDYIKNLHEDIKIRRFLQKKFKNASVVKVVIERFPEKININLHTAKPGMVIGQKGQNIEAVKQELKSMAEKPIGMNIIEVKKPEIIAQAIAETVALQIEQRMPFRRVMKAELRRAMRGGVEGVKIQISGRLNGADMARTEKYMEGRVPLHTLRAKIDFGFKEALTTFGQIGVKVWTYTGDYFPTKEESEEDKYAVKRRTS
- the rplP gene encoding 50S ribosomal protein L16, with the protein product MLAPKRVKFRKRQRGRLKGKDERGSYVAFGEYGLKAVSSGRITARQIEAARITINRQVKRGGKLWIRIFPHLPITKKPAETRMGKGKGNPEFWIAEIRPGRVLFEMAGIDEETAKKALHLAAFKLPVETAFVKRNIL
- a CDS encoding GTP-binding protein → MKYLSVGIFAHIDSGKTTLTEQLLYKTGKISAVGSIEDGTTESDSLLEEIKRGISIRSTFYTIPWTFQNETVHIQIIDTPGHIDFRKQVTDILPAMDLALVLLEAGTPVQSQARLMIEECRSLRTPILFFLNKIDKTQDYLDNLIDLEAILEKPPVQLFAMEGSDWKGIESFPRNAKIWTEERGEEFCAWSDETLVQYWEETTNKKDFSTEALFTGLSESLLFPLLAGSAKHAIGVDDLLDFIVSFALHKKNRNKDHGQYVLFRRTDVKRGRFSVVQTKSALQIPFQIQNNKTWIQNVFTYQEDDWIPLVSLEPSQLYILPAQPNLMAIPGDFLQGETQVVENAKLERWQGQVQSPFSLTLEVESSLDQDFWLEKIQDLCWEDPSYQFHVDPELGTWHLSGRGELHLEVAVKRLQENVQKKLTTGSIKIARFERFRKLSHKVALEHRAFEDSKSSGSLVAFLEDTADFSKQIAFEVSLPEEVKNSIETSFWETCSHGFHGFEVLGIRMRVIQWSAPARGEEFLPSLLKVAVHIGLKDAFKENTYLIGPQMDLEIHLDASQVGVVLSELNRRSAKVHSIEEERAGKSHLKATASAENMLGFSGALRNMTKGIGISWERTAFTSEIYAVLKE
- the rplC gene encoding 50S ribosomal protein L3, with the translated sequence MAKGLIGEKLGMAHIFNEDGKMVTVTILRVGPCFVSQVKTTGKDGYDSIQLAFEETKETKLSKAALGHLKKANLTAKQHLAEFKGFEALEPGAELKLSDVFALNDVVKVSGTSKGKGTQGVVKRHGFAGGPDAHGSRFQRHPGSIGSNTTPGRVFKGLKMGGRTGNEKSTVRNLKVVKIDADSNLVFVSGPVPGRDRSIVTIEKIGN
- the rplV gene encoding 50S ribosomal protein L22; translated protein: MEAKAVAKHVRISARKARLVADEIRGYDYKEAIDILRFTNKAASPMLINLLNSAVANAIQMNESLDPANLYVKKIYVDDGPIMKRYRPRARGRASRIRKRLSHITVVVSETEKKAK
- the rplD gene encoding 50S ribosomal protein L4, whose translation is MKARKYNKEGVFQSEIELPAHLFGTGVSLGAIYDAIKAENANLRQGTHSTKDRSEVSGGGKKPWAQKGTGRARQGSIRAPHFVGGGIIHGPKPRDYSSNLSRSVKKKAVQSILNKKAEENRILIIEDVEPSAYSTKALFSIFKKMEIADKGNIGLVVAGENQFLKRSARNIENLKFVNSKRMVCRDILYNNNLVISESALKELITQYGKQG
- the rpsJ gene encoding 30S ribosomal protein S10, which codes for MAGQRIRVKLKAFDHRLIDQSTYEIVATAKRTGATVSGPIPLPTKKEIYTVLRSPHVNKKAREQFEMRTHKRLIDILNTNEDTVEALMKLQLPAGVSVDIKS
- the rplB gene encoding 50S ribosomal protein L2: MGIRKLKPTTQSSRYYSVLDFKEVTETSPYKPLTRNVNYKAGRSNDGRIAVRRKGGRNKRKFRLIDFKRNKVGIPATVKTIEYDPNRSAFIALVCYADGEYRYILAPDGLKVGDKVVSGPDAEIKLGNTLPLDKIPAGTNVHNIELHLGKGGQIARTAGSFAVIAAKDGDYVSLKLPSSEVRKIRKECSATIGELSNKDHNLVIIGKAGRNRWLGKRPKVRGVVMNPVDHPLGGGEGRTSGGRHPVTPWGKPTKGWKTRKTKPSDRFIVQRRKKNRNR
- a CDS encoding 50S ribosomal protein L23, whose product is MNLQNVILSPVVTEKSQDLQSIGERLGKRTVKYTFRVHPDANKTLVKQALKQMYNVVPSSVNISVFRGKMKRFRNMPSQRPHYKKAIVTFADGANLDFAKV
- the rpsL gene encoding 30S ribosomal protein S12 yields the protein MPTINQLIRNGRDAQKKRTKSPALKACPQRRGVCTRVMTFTPKKPNSALRKVARVRLTTGIEVTAYIPGEGHNLQEHNVVLIRGGRVKDLPGVRYHIVRGTLDTLGVDKRRKGRSKYGAKRPKA